AAAATTATCAAAAAACATGACCTCTCCACTGCGTTAGGCTAGTTTGGCAATCATTTTGGATTTACGCAGGGATTGTCAGTTGTCAATAGTCCATAGTCAACAGTCAACAGTCAACAGTCAATAGTCAATAGTTTATTATCTCACTCTCCCTCATCTCCCTCATCTCCCTCATCCCCCCATCTCCCTCCACACCTTACTCCCCAGTCCCTAGTATTATGAATCCAAGCCCCTTATAAGTATTGTTCCTCTGTAACAGTTTTACTAATGGAAAAACCATCGAATTTACTACTGAAACTCGCACGACGTTTGTTTGAAAATCCTGATAAACAAGAAGAATTTATTGATGCTTTAGTTGCTCCTCAACCTTTTAACCCTTGTATTCTTTGGTGTCAAAATAGACCAAATAATCTACCTTTTTTCATAGAATCTCCCATAAGTTGGCAACCCTCATTTGTTGACCGTCTGCCTTTAGGAGAAAAACCGGGTCAGCATAGCCTACATCATCAAGGATATTTCTATTGTTTAGATTTTTCCTCTGTATTTGCAGCGTCTATTTTATTAACAATTCCTCAATCAGTAAAGTTAGTTTTTGATATGTGCGCCGCTCCAGGCGGTAAAAGTATTTTTGCTTGGCAAGCCTTACACCCAGAATTAATTATTTGTAACGAAGTAATTGGTAAACGTTTAGGAATGTTAATTTCTAATTTAAAACGTTGTCATATTAGCCCTAGTTTTGTCGTTAATCGAGATTCTAGTATTTTTGCAGAACATATGCCCTTATCTAGTAACCTAGTCTTAGTAGATGCACCTTGCACCGGGCAATCTCTATTAGCTAAGGGGGAAAAAGCACCCGGATGTTTTCATCCTACTGCTATTAATAAGAGTGCTAATCGTCAAAAAAGAATCATAGCGAACTCTGCAAAGCTTGTTGCTCCGCAAGGTTATCTTGCATACATGACTTGTACCTATTCTCCCGAAGAAAATGAGCAAGTATGTGAATGGTTTTTATCACGCTTTCCTCAATTCCAAGCAATAAAAATCAACCATCTAGAAGAATATCAGTCACACTTAACTACTATTCCTTGTTATCGTTTGTTCCCACAAGATAGATTAGGCGCTGGTGCTTTTACTATACTTTTTCAGAATACAGATGAAGGGCAATTTAAGGAAATTGAACAAGATATTTTTCAGAACTTAGGTATTATACATAAATTATAGTTATTATAGTATTTTATTGCATATCAATTAAAAATTTATCCTCCCTAACACAACTGGTAAATATTACGTGATCGCTCCATAAAAATATAAAAGAACACATATAAATATGTGTCCTTTGAGGTTGATGGAAAGGTGTAAACTGTTAAATTTTTACTTGCTTGAAAGGAGTTAACAGAAAGCCTTGTCTATCTATTATCGTCACTAGCGCTTCTCTTAGCTGTGTCTGGATAAACAGAACCGAACTGTTTTACCGCTTCTCCAGATTCTTTGGCAATTCTTTTAG
Above is a genomic segment from Nostoc sp. MS1 containing:
- a CDS encoding RsmB/NOP family class I SAM-dependent RNA methyltransferase; amino-acid sequence: MEKPSNLLLKLARRLFENPDKQEEFIDALVAPQPFNPCILWCQNRPNNLPFFIESPISWQPSFVDRLPLGEKPGQHSLHHQGYFYCLDFSSVFAASILLTIPQSVKLVFDMCAAPGGKSIFAWQALHPELIICNEVIGKRLGMLISNLKRCHISPSFVVNRDSSIFAEHMPLSSNLVLVDAPCTGQSLLAKGEKAPGCFHPTAINKSANRQKRIIANSAKLVAPQGYLAYMTCTYSPEENEQVCEWFLSRFPQFQAIKINHLEEYQSHLTTIPCYRLFPQDRLGAGAFTILFQNTDEGQFKEIEQDIFQNLGIIHKL